The following are encoded in a window of Cervus canadensis isolate Bull #8, Minnesota chromosome 11, ASM1932006v1, whole genome shotgun sequence genomic DNA:
- the LOC122449980 gene encoding LOW QUALITY PROTEIN: olfactory receptor 1030-like (The sequence of the model RefSeq protein was modified relative to this genomic sequence to represent the inferred CDS: inserted 1 base in 1 codon) translates to MTRNSTLVTEFVLLGLTNRPDLQPILFVLFLGIYLITVGGNLGMLLLIRIDSCLHTPMYFFLASLSCLDLCYSTNVTPKMLVNFLSEKKTISYTACLIQCYFFIAMVITEYYMLAVMAYDRYMATCNPLIYSSKMSKXVCIRLIAGSYTYGFLSGLMETMWTYRLTFCGSNVVNHFYCADPPLIRLSCSDTYIKQTSMFVVAGFNLSNSLLIILISYIFILTAILRMHSAEGRRKAFSTCGSHLAAVTVFYGTLLCMYVTPPTDQSVEQSKIIAVFYTFVSPMLNPIIYSLRNKDVKQAFQKLIRRKVLLN, encoded by the exons ATGACCA gaaatTCCACCTTGGTGACTGAATTTGTCCTCTTGGGATTAACAAATCGTCCAGATCTTCAGCCCATCCTCTTTGTGCTGTTCCTGGGGATCTATCTGATCACCGTGGGAGGGAACCTTGGGATGTTGCTATTGATCAGGATAGATTCGTGCCTCCACACCCCTATGTACTTTTTTCTTGCCAGTTTGTCCTGCTTGGATTTGTGCTATTCCACTAACGTGACTCCCAAGATGTTGGTGAACTTCTTATCAGAGAAAAAAACCATTTCCTACACTGCTTGTTTAATCCAGTGTTATTTTTTCATTGCCATGGTGATTACTGAATATTACATGCTAGCTGTGATGGCTTATGACAGGTACATGGCCACCTGTAATCCTTTGATTTATAGCAGCAAGATGTCAA GGGTATGCATTCGCCTGATTGCTGGTTCATATACCTACGGGTTCCTTAGTGGCCTGATGGAAACCATGTGGACATACCGCTTGACCTTCTGTGGCTCCAATGTCGTTAATCACTTCTATTGCGCTGACCCACCCCTCATTCGACTCTCCTGCTCTGACACTTACATTAAACAGACATCCATGTTTGTGGTGGCCGGATTTAACCTCTCCAACTCTCTTCTCATAATCCTCATCTCCTACATCTTCATTCTCACTGCCATCCTGAGGATGCACTCTGCTGAAGGCAGGCGCAAAGCTTTTTCCACCTGTGGGTCCCATCTGGCGGCAGTGACTGTGTTTTATGGGACCCTACTCTGTATGTATGTTACACCTCCCACAGACCAGTCAGTGGAGCAGTCCAAAATCATTGCTGTTTTCTACACTTTTGTAAGCCCTATGTTGAACCCCATCATTTATAGTTTGAGGAACAAGGATGTGAAACAAGCCTTTCAGAAACTGATCAGAAGAAAGGTACTTTTGAACTAA
- the LOC122449979 gene encoding olfactory receptor 5M8-like has translation MRRNFTPETEFILLGLTSTQELQIFFFALFFTIYMVTVAGNLGMIVLIRVNARLHTPMYFFLSHLSFVDLCFSSNVTPKMLGIFLSERKTISYTACTVQCYFFIALVHVEIYTLAVMAFDRNMAICNPLLYGSKMSKSVCTSLITVPYVYGALTGLMETMWTYNLAFCGRNEINHFYYADPPLIKLACSNTYNKELSMFVVAGFNFTCSLLIILISYIYIFPATLRIRSTEGRRKAFSTCGSHLTAVSIFYTTLFFMHLRPPSEESVQQGRMVAVCYTTVIPMMNPVIHSLRNKDVKEALMKELLSRKLLSINK, from the coding sequence ATGAGAAGAAACTTCACCCCAGAGACTGAGTTCATTCTCCTTGGACTAACTAGTACCCAGGAATTGcagattttcttctttgctctGTTTTTCACCATTTATATGGTCACAGTGGCAGGAAATCTTGGCATGATTGTCCTCATCAGGGTCAATGCccgcctccacacccccatgtactttttcctgaGCCATTTATCCTTTGTAGATCTGTGTTTCTCTTCCAATGTGACTCCAAAGATGTTGGGAATTTTCTTATCAGAGAGGAAAACCATTTCTTATACAGCTTGTACGGTTCAGTGTTACTTTTTTATTGCCTTGGTCCATGTAGAGATCTACACCCTGGCTGTCATGGCCTTTGATCGGAACATGGCCATTTGCAATCCCCTGCTTTATGGCAGCAAAATGTCTAAGAGTGTGTGCACATCCCTCATCACGGTGCCTTATGTATATGGAGCGCTCACTGGGCTGATGGAGACCATGTGGACCTACAACCTAGCCTTCTGTGGTCGCAATGAAATTAATCACTTCTACTATGCTGACCCACCGCTGATTAAGCTGGCTTGTTCCAACACCTATAACAAAGAATTGTCCATGTTTGTTGTGGCTGGTTTTAACTTCACTTGTTCTCTCCTCATCATCCTCATTTCTTACATCTACATTTTTCCTGCCACGTTGAGGATTCGTTCCACAGAAGGCAGGCGCAAAGCTTTCTCTACCTGTGGCTCCCATCTGACAGCTGTCTCCATCTTCTACACAACTCTTTTCTTCATGCATCTTAGACCCCCTTCAGAGGAGTCCGTGCAGCAGGGGAGAATGGTGGCTGTGTGTTACACCACCGTGATCCCCATGATGAACCCCGTGATCCACAGTCTGAGGAACAAGGATGTGAAAGAAGCTTTGATGAAAGAACTGCTCAGCAGGAAACTGCTttctattaataaatga
- the LOC122450521 gene encoding LOW QUALITY PROTEIN: olfactory receptor 5M8-like (The sequence of the model RefSeq protein was modified relative to this genomic sequence to represent the inferred CDS: inserted 1 base in 1 codon) has product MRRNITSVTEFILLGLTNCLELQILFFVLFLAIYIATVAGNLGMIVLIQINARLHTPMYFFLSHLSFVDLCFSSSVTPNMLAIFLSEKKTITYSACLVQCYLFIALVHVEINILAVMAFDQYMAICNPLLYSSRMSKSVCASLITVPYAYGALTGLMETMWTYNLVFCAXNEINHFYCADPPLIKLACSDTYNKELSMFVVAGCNLSFSLLIMLISYLYIFPAILRIRSTEGRRKAFSTCGSHLTAVTIFYTTLFFMHLRPPSEESVQQGKMVAVCYTTVIPMLNPVIYSLRNKDVKEALMKELFSGKLLSK; this is encoded by the exons ATGAGAAGAAACATCACTTCAGTGACTGAGTTCATTCTCCTTGGACTGACCAATTGCCTGGAATTGCAGATTCTCTTCTTTGTGCTGTTTTTGGCCATTTACATAGCCACGGTGGCAGGGAATTTGGGCATGATTGTCCTCATCCAGATTAATGCCCggctccacacccccatgtactttttcctgaGCCATTTATCCTTTGTAGATCTGTGCTTCTCGTCCAGTGTGACTCCCAACATGCTAGCAATTTTCTTATCAGAGAAGAAAACCATTACTTATTCTGCTTGTCTGGTGCAGTGTTATTTGTTTATTGCCTTGGTCCATGTGGAGATCAATATCCTGGCTGTCATGGCCTTTGATCAGTACATGGCCATTTGCAATCCCCTGCTTTATAGCAGCAGAATGTCCAAGAGTGTGTGCGCATCCCTCATCACGGTACCTTATGCATATGGAGCGCTCACTGGGCTGATGGAGACCATGTGGACCTACAACCTAGTCTTCTGTG CTAATGAAATTAATCACTTCTACTGTGCTGACCCACCGCTGATTAAGCTGGCTTGTTCTGACACCTACAACAAAGAACTGTCCATGTTTGTTGTGGCTGGAtgtaacctttccttttctcttctcatcATGCTGATTTCTTACCTCTATATTTTTCCTGCTATCCTGAGGATTCGATCCACAGAAGGCAGGCGCAAAGCTTTCTCTACCTGTGGCTCCCATCTGACAGCTGTCACCATCTTCTACACAACTCTTTTCTTCATGCATCTTAGACCCCCTTCAGAGGAGTCCGTGCAGCAGGGGAAAATGGTGGCTGTGTGTTACACCACAGTGATCCCCATGTTGAACCCCGTGATCTACAGTCTGAGGAACAAAGATGTGAAAGAAGCTTTGATGAAAGAACTGTTCAGCGGGAAACTGCTTTCTAAGTAA